A DNA window from Pseudodesulfovibrio thermohalotolerans contains the following coding sequences:
- a CDS encoding cytochrome b N-terminal domain-containing protein has translation MKASRQSITDFILHLHPRTVPYPTIRFRLSWGLGGMAVVLTGLLFLTGALLLLAYRPTLEEAYGSVRALGRDIPLGYWVRNIHHASANLLAVVVVLHLLRTALTGAFGPGRRLNWTIGLGLLVLVLAANFTGYLLPWDQLAYWAVTVSMAALGYIPLCGDWLRGVIQGGPEIGQATLSNFYVLHVAVIPGSLLVLLLWHFWLVRRAGGLISASEGGEPIRRIPVVPNLIAREAAVGLSLVAFVLFLAMFWNAPLLEQANPGMSPNPTKAPWYFQGLQELLLHLHPVFAAFVWPFLGGAALLLLPLIPGSALPGGVWFGSERGRGLAAWAAGGGALLAVAAVLADNALRQPGVGMAAGALIARGIVPTSAVILLAAGGYWLLVKAANRTRAEAVMAGLVAGFAILTVLTVVGVFFRGAEMHLVWPWHGTGGSL, from the coding sequence ATGAAGGCGTCCAGGCAGTCCATCACCGACTTCATTCTCCACCTCCATCCCCGGACCGTGCCGTACCCGACGATCCGCTTCCGCCTGAGCTGGGGGCTGGGGGGCATGGCCGTAGTCTTGACGGGATTGCTTTTTCTTACGGGTGCGCTCCTGCTCCTCGCCTACCGGCCGACGCTTGAGGAAGCCTACGGCTCGGTGCGGGCCCTGGGCCGCGACATTCCCCTCGGATATTGGGTACGCAACATTCATCATGCCAGCGCGAACCTGTTGGCGGTGGTCGTCGTGCTCCATCTGCTGCGCACGGCCCTTACCGGAGCCTTCGGGCCGGGCCGCCGCCTCAACTGGACAATTGGGCTCGGCCTGCTCGTTCTCGTGCTGGCCGCCAATTTCACCGGCTACCTGCTTCCATGGGATCAACTCGCCTATTGGGCCGTGACGGTTTCCATGGCCGCGCTCGGCTATATTCCCTTGTGCGGGGATTGGCTGCGCGGGGTTATCCAGGGCGGGCCCGAGATCGGACAGGCGACCCTGTCCAACTTCTATGTGTTGCATGTGGCGGTTATTCCCGGCTCCCTGCTGGTTCTGCTCCTGTGGCATTTCTGGCTTGTGCGCAGGGCGGGTGGACTCATCAGCGCGTCGGAAGGGGGCGAGCCGATTCGGCGGATTCCCGTGGTGCCGAATCTGATCGCCCGCGAGGCGGCCGTCGGCCTGTCCCTCGTCGCCTTTGTCCTTTTTCTGGCCATGTTCTGGAACGCCCCCCTGCTTGAGCAGGCCAATCCGGGCATGAGCCCCAATCCAACCAAGGCGCCGTGGTATTTCCAGGGATTGCAGGAATTGCTGCTGCATCTTCATCCCGTGTTTGCGGCGTTTGTCTGGCCGTTTCTGGGCGGCGCGGCGCTTTTGCTGCTCCCTCTCATTCCGGGCAGCGCACTGCCGGGCGGCGTCTGGTTCGGTTCGGAGCGGGGCAGGGGGCTGGCGGCATGGGCCGCAGGAGGCGGCGCGCTTTTGGCCGTGGCCGCCGTGTTGGCCGACAACGCCCTTCGGCAGCCGGGCGTCGGCATGGCTGCGGGTGCGTTGATTGCGCGCGGGATAGTTCCCACCTCGGCCGTCATTCTTTTGGCGGCTGGGGGGTATTGGCTGCTGGTCAAGGCCGCGAACCGCACCAGGGCGGAAGCGGTCATGGCCGGTCTTGTCGCGGGGTTCGCGATTCTCACTGTACTCACTGTTGTCGGCGTTTTCTTCCGCGGCGCGGAGATGCACCTGGTTTGGCCCTGGCATGGAACAGGAGGCAGCTTGTGA
- a CDS encoding HAD family hydrolase codes for MGYTLKTWKILFAAFVLVFFSGLAQAADPLPSWNDGDVKRSIVDFVSRTTSEGGPDFIPVSERIAVFDNDGTLWAEKPMYFQLFFALDRVRELAPEHPEWKTREPFASLLKGDMETAAKGGMKSLLEVVMATHAGMTSAEFEARVKQWIATARHPQTKMPYTAMVYQPMLELLAYMRANGFKTFIVSGGGIEFMRPWSEAVYGIPPEQVVGSSIKTKFEMRDGKPVIIREAELGFIDDKEGKPVGINLHIGRRPVAAFGNSDGDLQMLQYTMAGEGARFALLVRHTDGGREFAYDKGAEKAQAEAAKSGWAVVDMKNDWKTVYPETK; via the coding sequence ATGGGCTACACTTTGAAGACTTGGAAGATACTGTTTGCGGCTTTTGTCCTGGTTTTCTTCTCGGGCCTTGCGCAGGCCGCCGATCCGCTTCCCTCCTGGAATGACGGCGACGTCAAGCGGAGCATTGTCGATTTCGTGAGCAGGACGACATCGGAGGGCGGCCCGGATTTCATTCCGGTTTCCGAACGGATAGCCGTCTTTGACAATGACGGCACCTTGTGGGCGGAAAAGCCCATGTATTTTCAATTGTTCTTTGCCCTGGACCGGGTCAGGGAACTGGCCCCGGAGCATCCCGAATGGAAGACGCGGGAGCCTTTCGCCTCCTTGCTCAAAGGCGATATGGAGACGGCGGCCAAGGGCGGGATGAAGTCGCTCCTCGAAGTGGTCATGGCCACCCATGCGGGCATGACCTCTGCCGAATTCGAAGCCCGGGTCAAGCAGTGGATCGCGACGGCGAGGCATCCACAGACCAAGATGCCGTATACGGCGATGGTCTACCAGCCCATGCTTGAGCTTTTGGCTTATATGCGCGCCAACGGTTTCAAGACCTTCATCGTATCCGGCGGCGGCATCGAGTTCATGCGCCCCTGGTCGGAAGCCGTGTACGGTATTCCGCCCGAGCAGGTCGTGGGCAGTTCCATCAAGACTAAATTCGAGATGCGTGATGGAAAGCCGGTCATCATCCGCGAAGCCGAGCTGGGCTTCATAGACGACAAGGAAGGCAAGCCCGTGGGCATCAACCTGCACATCGGCCGCCGTCCTGTCGCCGCCTTCGGCAATTCGGACGGAGACCTTCAGATGTTGCAGTACACCATGGCCGGGGAGGGTGCCCGTTTCGCCCTTCTGGTTCGCCATACCGACGGCGGGCGCGAGTTCGCCTACGACAAGGGCGCGGAGAAGGCACAGGCCGAGGCGGCCAAGTCCGGTTGGGCCGTGGTGGACATGAAGAACGACTGGAAGACGGTGTATCCCGAAACCAAGTAG
- a CDS encoding arylsulfatase: protein MRPKMFFVAAIASALVLCLAAFAVAAEKPNILLIVSDDTGFGDLGVYGGGEGRGMPTPNFDRLADEGMTMFSFYAQPSCTPGRAAMQTGRIPNRSGMTTVAFQGQGGGLPASEWTLASVLKKAGYNTYFTGKWHLGEDDYALPNAHGYDVMKYCFLYHLNAYTYADANWFPDMDPKLREMFAKVTKGSLSAKAGEEAKEDFKVDGSYNNTPEKGVVGIPFVDSYVEKATLEFLEEAAKGAKDGKPFFINANFMKVHQPNLPAPEFKHKSLSKTKYADSIVELDTRVGNIMNKLRELGLDKNTLVFWTTDNGAWQDVYPDAGYTPFRGTKGTVREGGNRVPAIAWMPGKIKAGSRNSDILGGLDLMATFASVAGVELPKNNVEGKPMVFDSYDMSPVLFGKGKSERNSWFYFTENELTPGAVRVGNYKAVYNLRGDNGAHTGGLAVDSNLGWKGPDKYVATVPQVFDLWQDPQERYDVFMNNYTEHTWTLVSFNLAVKELMKTYVEYPPEKLQSEVYTGPMTLTNYQRFQYVRDSLNKEGISLPMPTGN from the coding sequence ATGAGACCGAAAATGTTTTTTGTGGCGGCAATTGCGTCCGCCCTGGTCCTTTGTCTCGCGGCGTTCGCCGTGGCGGCCGAGAAACCGAACATTCTCCTGATCGTCTCCGACGACACCGGGTTCGGCGACCTGGGCGTCTATGGCGGCGGCGAAGGGCGCGGAATGCCCACGCCCAACTTCGACCGGCTGGCTGATGAAGGCATGACGATGTTCTCGTTCTATGCCCAACCGAGCTGCACGCCGGGCCGCGCCGCCATGCAGACCGGCCGTATCCCCAACCGCAGCGGCATGACCACGGTTGCCTTCCAAGGTCAGGGAGGCGGCCTGCCCGCTTCCGAGTGGACCCTGGCCTCCGTGCTCAAAAAGGCGGGGTACAATACCTACTTCACAGGCAAGTGGCATTTGGGAGAGGACGATTACGCGCTGCCCAACGCCCATGGCTACGACGTGATGAAGTATTGTTTCCTGTATCACCTCAACGCGTATACTTATGCCGATGCCAATTGGTTCCCCGACATGGACCCCAAGCTGCGTGAAATGTTCGCGAAGGTGACCAAGGGGTCCCTGTCCGCCAAGGCCGGAGAAGAGGCCAAGGAGGACTTCAAGGTCGACGGCTCCTACAACAACACCCCGGAAAAGGGCGTGGTGGGCATCCCCTTCGTGGACAGCTACGTGGAAAAGGCGACCCTGGAGTTCCTGGAAGAGGCAGCCAAGGGCGCCAAGGACGGCAAGCCGTTCTTCATCAACGCCAACTTCATGAAGGTGCACCAGCCCAACCTTCCGGCTCCCGAGTTCAAGCACAAGTCCCTGTCCAAGACCAAGTACGCCGATTCCATCGTGGAGCTTGACACCCGCGTCGGCAACATCATGAACAAGCTGCGCGAGCTCGGCCTGGATAAGAACACCCTGGTCTTCTGGACCACGGACAACGGCGCCTGGCAGGACGTGTACCCCGATGCGGGCTATACTCCCTTCCGCGGCACCAAGGGCACCGTCCGCGAGGGCGGCAACCGCGTTCCGGCCATTGCCTGGATGCCCGGCAAGATCAAGGCCGGCAGCCGCAATAGCGACATCCTGGGCGGCCTGGACCTGATGGCCACATTCGCTTCCGTGGCCGGAGTCGAGCTTCCGAAGAACAACGTCGAGGGCAAGCCCATGGTCTTCGACAGCTACGACATGTCCCCGGTCCTTTTCGGCAAGGGCAAGTCTGAGCGCAACAGTTGGTTCTACTTCACCGAAAACGAATTGACCCCTGGCGCGGTGCGCGTGGGCAATTACAAGGCCGTGTACAATCTCCGCGGCGACAACGGCGCGCATACCGGCGGTCTTGCCGTGGACTCCAACCTCGGTTGGAAGGGGCCCGACAAGTACGTGGCGACCGTACCTCAGGTCTTTGACCTCTGGCAGGACCCGCAGGAGCGCTACGACGTGTTCATGAACAACTACACCGAGCATACCTGGACGCTGGTGTCCTTTAATCTGGCCGTCAAGGAGCTGATGAAAACCTATGTCGAGTATCCTCCCGAAAAGCTCCAGAGCGAGGTTTACACCGGCCCGATGACGCTGACCAACTATCAGCGTTTCCAGTATGTCCGTGACTCCCTGAACAAGGAAGGCATCAGCCTGCCCATGCCCACGGGCAACTAG
- a CDS encoding LysR family transcriptional regulator has product MHITLRHIEQIDALCRYGNFRLAADNLCISQPALSRSILTLEERLGVKLFDRTRGKLLPTGYGALIQQRGQKMLREVQLLHRDISMLRGGEEGIIHIGCGPFPGEVLAGEAIGRFNKLYPKVPSN; this is encoded by the coding sequence ATGCACATTACTCTCAGGCACATCGAACAAATCGACGCACTTTGCCGATACGGGAATTTCCGGCTCGCGGCAGACAACCTCTGCATTTCCCAACCGGCGCTCAGCCGCTCCATCCTCACCCTGGAGGAAAGGCTCGGAGTGAAGCTGTTCGACCGCACGCGCGGCAAGCTGCTGCCCACCGGATATGGAGCCCTCATCCAGCAACGGGGACAAAAAATGCTCCGCGAGGTGCAATTGCTGCATCGTGACATTTCCATGTTAAGAGGGGGCGAAGAGGGGATCATCCACATCGGATGCGGCCCGTTTCCCGGCGAAGTGCTGGCGGGCGAGGCCATCGGGCGGTTCAACAAGCTGTATCCGAAGGTACCGTCAAACTGA
- a CDS encoding LysR substrate-binding domain-containing protein has product MDHAPRLNGLLRKRAIDFYVADASQMHGNQEFSLTPLPQQQGYFCCRKDHPLIKLPSPSIKEIFNHPMAIMWTSEPVLALLSKLLGEKIRRLEDLGTGLIKCDNLHTLLRVVSSGDAFTITTREVFDKSVFKDSLRLLPVDVPELRTDYAIVTLKGRSTIKAIDCLHDLFMAVADEVVYRNAPETDHRADGKRAPIFRREVQ; this is encoded by the coding sequence GTGGACCACGCGCCGAGGCTCAACGGACTACTGCGCAAACGGGCCATCGATTTCTATGTCGCGGACGCCTCCCAGATGCACGGCAATCAGGAATTCTCCCTGACCCCGCTCCCCCAACAGCAGGGCTATTTCTGCTGCCGGAAAGACCATCCGCTGATCAAACTTCCATCGCCTTCAATCAAAGAAATTTTCAACCACCCGATGGCCATCATGTGGACGTCCGAGCCCGTGCTGGCCCTGCTCAGCAAGCTCCTCGGGGAAAAAATCCGAAGACTCGAAGACCTCGGCACCGGCCTGATAAAATGCGACAACCTGCACACCCTACTGCGTGTGGTCAGCTCCGGCGATGCCTTCACCATCACCACACGTGAGGTGTTCGACAAGAGCGTATTCAAGGACAGCCTCCGCCTCCTGCCGGTGGATGTGCCGGAATTGAGGACCGATTACGCCATAGTGACCCTGAAGGGACGTTCAACCATCAAGGCGATCGACTGCCTCCACGACCTCTTCATGGCCGTGGCCGATGAGGTGGTGTACCGTAACGCGCCCGAAACGGACCATCGCGCGGACGGGAAACGCGCGCCTATTTTCCGAAGAGAGGTTCAGTGA
- a CDS encoding aldehyde ferredoxin oxidoreductase family protein: MPKILRINCRTQEYSFDEVGQYVGLGGRALTSRIINKEVPATSHPLSAENKLVIASGLLGGSTAANSGRVSVGTKSPLTGGIKESNSGGLFGHRMPKLGLLAIVLEDKPEEDAPFSTLFITEDRVEFRDASDIAGMDTYPGHDKLLGEYGDKLCAAMIGPAGETLRKTATIQFTDPYKRPARSAGRGGTGAVLGSKKIKAIVLDPEVNVKVSAVDNDAFKEARSTWVSILKGHPVTAEGLPGFGTSVLVNVINEAGALPTKNFRFGQCDHAADISGEKIAEVITERGGKTTEGCHTGCIIQCSQQYNDANGNYLSSGFEYETVWAFGANAMIRDIDDIAMMDRLCDEKGMDTIEIGNTIAVAMDGGIIPWGDGKAAIELLKKVGTDDPMGMIIGNGVDFAGGAFGVERLPTVKGQSMPAYDPRAVKGVGVTYATTAMGADHTAGYGVTANVLGVGGTVDGHKKEGNVELSKNLQVATAAIDSMGFCLFVAFAVLDSENGVQIMADLVQSWTGNSFSVDDLVALGAGAMQDEQDFNERAGFSKVDDQLPRFFETDPLPPHNVVWDYTVDELQDAKA, encoded by the coding sequence ATGCCTAAGATCCTTAGAATCAATTGCCGAACTCAAGAATATTCCTTTGATGAAGTCGGCCAGTACGTCGGCTTGGGCGGTCGCGCCTTGACCTCCAGAATCATCAACAAGGAAGTCCCCGCCACCAGCCATCCCCTGTCCGCCGAGAACAAGCTGGTCATCGCCTCCGGCCTGTTGGGCGGCTCCACGGCTGCCAACTCGGGCCGTGTGTCCGTTGGCACCAAGTCCCCGCTGACCGGCGGCATCAAGGAATCCAACTCCGGCGGCTTGTTCGGCCACAGAATGCCCAAGCTCGGACTCCTCGCCATCGTGCTTGAGGACAAGCCCGAGGAAGACGCGCCCTTCTCCACGTTGTTCATCACCGAAGACAGGGTCGAGTTCCGCGACGCGTCCGACATCGCCGGAATGGACACCTATCCCGGCCATGACAAGCTGTTGGGCGAATACGGCGACAAGCTGTGCGCGGCCATGATCGGCCCCGCCGGCGAGACCCTGCGCAAGACCGCGACCATCCAGTTCACCGATCCGTACAAGCGGCCCGCCCGCTCCGCGGGACGCGGCGGCACCGGCGCGGTCCTGGGCTCCAAGAAGATCAAGGCCATCGTTCTCGACCCCGAGGTGAACGTGAAGGTTTCCGCCGTCGACAACGACGCATTCAAGGAAGCCCGCTCCACCTGGGTCTCCATCCTGAAGGGACATCCGGTCACCGCCGAGGGCCTGCCCGGTTTCGGCACCTCCGTGCTGGTCAACGTCATCAACGAGGCGGGCGCACTGCCCACCAAGAACTTCCGCTTCGGCCAGTGCGACCACGCAGCGGACATCTCCGGTGAAAAGATCGCCGAGGTCATCACCGAGCGCGGCGGCAAGACCACCGAAGGCTGCCACACCGGCTGCATCATCCAGTGCTCCCAGCAGTATAACGACGCCAACGGCAACTACCTGAGTTCCGGCTTCGAGTACGAGACCGTCTGGGCTTTCGGCGCCAACGCCATGATCCGCGACATCGACGATATCGCGATGATGGACCGCCTGTGCGACGAAAAGGGCATGGACACCATCGAAATCGGCAACACCATCGCCGTGGCCATGGACGGCGGCATCATCCCCTGGGGTGACGGCAAGGCCGCCATCGAGCTGCTCAAGAAGGTCGGCACCGACGATCCCATGGGCATGATTATCGGCAACGGCGTGGACTTCGCGGGCGGCGCCTTCGGCGTGGAACGCCTGCCCACGGTCAAGGGCCAGTCCATGCCCGCCTACGACCCGCGCGCGGTCAAGGGCGTCGGCGTGACCTACGCCACCACGGCCATGGGAGCCGATCACACCGCTGGATACGGCGTCACCGCCAACGTCCTTGGCGTGGGCGGAACCGTTGACGGACACAAGAAGGAAGGCAACGTCGAGCTGTCCAAGAACCTCCAGGTAGCCACCGCCGCCATCGACTCCATGGGCTTCTGCCTGTTCGTGGCCTTCGCGGTCCTGGACTCCGAGAACGGCGTTCAGATCATGGCCGACCTGGTCCAGTCCTGGACCGGCAACTCCTTCTCCGTGGACGACCTGGTCGCCTTGGGCGCGGGAGCCATGCAGGACGAGCAGGACTTCAACGAGCGCGCGGGCTTCTCCAAGGTCGACGACCAACTGCCCCGCTTCTTCGAAACCGACCCCCTGCCGCCCCACAACGTGGTCTGGGACTACACCGTTGACGAACTGCAAGACGCAAAGGCCTAG
- a CDS encoding MoaD/ThiS family protein, which translates to MGIEIKCFATLAKYLPENGQDYPIEPGETVRSLIAKLGIPEKDVTLVFINALRSGPDSEIADGDRVGLFPPVGGG; encoded by the coding sequence ATGGGAATAGAAATCAAATGCTTCGCCACCTTGGCGAAATATCTACCGGAAAACGGCCAGGACTATCCTATTGAACCGGGCGAGACCGTCCGCTCCCTGATAGCCAAACTCGGCATCCCGGAAAAGGACGTCACCCTGGTGTTCATCAACGCCCTGCGTTCAGGCCCGGACAGCGAAATCGCCGACGGAGACCGCGTGGGCCTGTTTCCCCCGGTTGGCGGAGGCTAG
- a CDS encoding HesA/MoeB/ThiF family protein, producing MDGALKDDILATARPGSLPWGGTGQVLDVERVADLAARHAVPGCEIEALALELDVTPTRYLRNRQSVSPKDQILLLRSHVAQVGLGGLGGALLEQLLRLGVGTLRTADGDTFEASNLNRQSLATLSGLGRGKTRAAKLRAAEINPSATLEARPEFLTPETLPEFLEGCTVAVDALGGLTMRGHLQKAATAASIPLVTGALAGWTGYVAVVMPGQIGPADLMGTDNGGEELLGCPAPAVNLAASLMASEVVNILTGQPTLAGKMLVTDLRSHTFETVSL from the coding sequence TTGGACGGCGCCCTCAAAGACGACATCCTCGCCACTGCCCGTCCCGGCTCCCTGCCCTGGGGCGGCACGGGACAAGTCCTTGATGTGGAACGGGTGGCCGACCTTGCCGCGCGCCACGCTGTGCCCGGCTGCGAAATCGAGGCGTTGGCCCTTGAGCTCGACGTCACGCCGACCCGCTACCTGCGCAACCGGCAATCCGTCTCCCCAAAGGATCAGATCCTCCTGCTCCGATCGCACGTGGCCCAGGTGGGCCTCGGCGGCCTGGGCGGCGCACTGCTGGAACAGCTCCTGCGCCTCGGCGTCGGAACCTTGCGCACGGCTGACGGCGACACATTCGAGGCTTCCAACCTGAACCGGCAGTCTCTGGCCACCTTAAGCGGCCTCGGCCGGGGCAAAACCCGCGCGGCCAAATTGCGGGCGGCGGAGATCAACCCCTCGGCAACCCTGGAAGCCCGGCCCGAATTTCTGACGCCGGAGACCCTGCCGGAATTCCTGGAAGGCTGTACCGTGGCCGTGGACGCCCTGGGCGGCCTGACCATGCGCGGCCACCTGCAAAAAGCCGCCACTGCCGCGTCCATCCCCTTGGTGACCGGCGCCCTGGCCGGGTGGACCGGCTATGTGGCCGTGGTCATGCCAGGACAGATCGGCCCGGCCGATCTCATGGGCACGGACAACGGCGGCGAAGAACTGCTCGGCTGTCCGGCCCCGGCCGTAAACCTCGCGGCCTCGCTCATGGCCTCCGAAGTCGTCAACATTCTCACCGGCCAACCGACCCTGGCCGGGAAAATGCTTGTGACCGATCTGCGCTCGCACACATTTGAAACCGTTTCGCTCTGA
- a CDS encoding winged helix-turn-helix domain-containing protein: protein MKQQPETVLRLRVWLDHEDQTYIGIGSTLLLQQVEKLGSLRKAAEALGMSYRRAWGKLKNAEERIGKPLVEKTKGKGQRFNLSPYGKEVMEKFLHFYLDVEEYATQRAAELLDMDVKKAGEFYRDDTE from the coding sequence ATGAAACAACAACCCGAAACCGTCCTGAGACTCCGCGTCTGGCTCGACCATGAAGACCAGACCTACATCGGCATTGGCAGCACTCTCCTGCTGCAACAAGTCGAAAAACTCGGCTCCCTGCGCAAGGCGGCCGAAGCTCTTGGCATGTCCTACCGCCGTGCATGGGGCAAACTGAAAAACGCCGAGGAACGCATCGGCAAGCCTCTGGTTGAAAAGACCAAGGGCAAGGGCCAGCGCTTCAATCTTTCGCCCTATGGCAAGGAAGTCATGGAAAAATTTCTGCATTTCTATCTGGATGTGGAGGAATACGCCACGCAACGCGCTGCGGAACTCCTCGACATGGACGTCAAAAAAGCCGGCGAATTTTACCGGGACGACACGGAATAG
- a CDS encoding substrate-binding domain-containing protein, producing MKRLLIATLSCLIIAAMALPVMAGQTLMMATTTSTANTGLLDDLIVPKFMKDTGIEIKFVAVGTGKALKMAENCDVDVVLVHAPASEKAYMDKGVLVDRKELMYNDFVIIGPASDPAGVKGMDVAEALKTIAQKQAVFASRGDNSGTHKKELSLWNAAGMPVPEKDAWYVQTGQGMLPTINIANEKNGYTMTDRGTYIKYADTRGGNPPLVVLVEGDKVLFNQYSALAVNTAKCKNAQYELATKFINWMATPDTQEAIGNFKLLGKKLFIPNAK from the coding sequence ATGAAACGTTTGCTGATCGCCACCCTGTCCTGCCTCATCATCGCAGCCATGGCCCTGCCCGTTATGGCAGGCCAGACCCTGATGATGGCCACCACCACCAGCACCGCCAACACCGGCCTGCTGGACGACCTGATCGTGCCCAAATTCATGAAGGACACCGGCATCGAAATCAAATTCGTGGCCGTGGGCACGGGCAAGGCCCTCAAAATGGCCGAGAACTGCGACGTGGACGTTGTCCTGGTCCATGCTCCCGCATCGGAAAAGGCGTACATGGACAAAGGCGTGCTCGTGGACCGCAAAGAACTCATGTACAATGACTTCGTCATCATCGGCCCGGCCTCCGATCCGGCGGGCGTGAAGGGCATGGATGTGGCCGAAGCGCTGAAGACCATCGCCCAGAAGCAGGCTGTGTTCGCCAGCCGTGGCGACAACTCCGGCACCCACAAGAAGGAATTGTCCCTGTGGAACGCCGCCGGAATGCCCGTGCCCGAAAAAGACGCCTGGTACGTCCAGACCGGACAGGGTATGCTCCCGACCATCAACATCGCCAATGAGAAGAACGGCTACACCATGACCGACCGTGGCACCTACATCAAGTACGCCGACACCAGGGGCGGCAACCCGCCGTTGGTTGTCCTGGTCGAAGGCGACAAGGTCCTGTTCAACCAGTACAGCGCCCTGGCCGTGAACACCGCCAAGTGCAAGAACGCCCAGTACGAGCTGGCAACCAAGTTCATCAACTGGATGGCCACTCCCGACACCCAGGAAGCCATCGGCAACTTCAAGCTGCTCGGCAAGAAGCTGTTCATTCCCAACGCGAAATAA
- a CDS encoding ABC transporter permease: MEYLLQGFMQGFKLLFSGNPETYSAITATVYASTLSMICSLSIGVPLGFLLGYNTFPGKKVVRTIVDTLLSFPTVVIGLVVYAFLTRHGPLGGTGLLFTVPGMAIGQTLLGLPIIIAMTANAVESLDKRLPMTLLTLGATPVQMMWATVLEARYSIMLAAMAAYGRIVSEVGISMMVGGNIKWHTRTITTAIALETGKGEFAVGIALGMVLLAVALLVNIGAAGLKKRAVQ, encoded by the coding sequence ATGGAATATCTGCTGCAAGGCTTCATGCAGGGGTTCAAACTCCTCTTTTCAGGCAATCCCGAGACCTACTCCGCCATCACGGCGACGGTCTATGCGTCCACCCTGTCCATGATATGCAGCCTGTCTATCGGCGTGCCGCTGGGGTTCCTGCTCGGCTACAACACATTTCCCGGAAAGAAGGTCGTCCGCACCATCGTGGACACCCTGCTTTCGTTTCCCACGGTGGTCATCGGACTGGTCGTCTACGCCTTCCTGACCCGACACGGACCGCTGGGCGGGACCGGACTGCTCTTTACCGTGCCGGGCATGGCCATAGGCCAGACCCTGCTCGGACTGCCCATCATCATCGCCATGACCGCCAACGCCGTGGAGTCGCTCGACAAGCGGCTGCCCATGACCCTGCTCACCCTGGGCGCGACCCCGGTTCAAATGATGTGGGCCACGGTCCTCGAAGCCCGCTATTCCATCATGCTCGCGGCCATGGCCGCATACGGACGCATCGTCTCCGAGGTGGGCATCTCCATGATGGTCGGCGGCAACATCAAATGGCATACCCGGACCATCACCACAGCCATCGCGCTGGAAACCGGCAAGGGTGAATTCGCCGTGGGCATAGCCCTGGGCATGGTTCTCCTGGCAGTGGCGCTGCTGGTCAACATCGGAGCCGCGGGCCTCAAAAAACGGGCTGTCCAATGA
- a CDS encoding energy-coupling factor ABC transporter ATP-binding protein, with the protein MTTPLISLDKIRQRYSERTVLDIDHLEFEEGSIVGLAGPNGSGKSTLLRLLAFLESPKQGTITFLGRPAQAKSTVNRQVTLLVQEPYLLKRTVFANVAYGLRIRGKNDIPIKVARALEIVGLAPTVFAKRQWYELSGGEVQRVALAARLVLKPKLLLMDEPTASLDAKSAELIHQAVLSARDEYGASLVIASHDMPWLEGVAERIHYLDSGRLVRTV; encoded by the coding sequence ATGACCACCCCTCTCATCTCCCTCGACAAGATTCGCCAACGGTATTCCGAGCGGACCGTCCTCGACATCGACCACCTGGAGTTCGAAGAAGGCTCCATCGTCGGCCTCGCAGGTCCCAACGGCTCCGGCAAATCCACCTTGCTTCGGCTGCTCGCCTTTCTGGAATCCCCGAAGCAGGGCACCATCACTTTTCTCGGCCGCCCCGCCCAGGCCAAGTCAACCGTGAACCGACAGGTCACGCTGCTGGTGCAGGAACCCTACCTGCTCAAGCGCACGGTCTTCGCCAACGTGGCCTACGGACTACGCATTCGAGGCAAGAACGACATCCCGATCAAAGTGGCCCGGGCGCTCGAAATCGTCGGGCTCGCCCCCACCGTCTTCGCCAAGCGGCAATGGTACGAGCTGTCCGGCGGAGAAGTGCAGCGCGTGGCCCTGGCGGCCCGCCTTGTTCTCAAGCCCAAGCTCCTCCTCATGGACGAGCCCACGGCAAGCCTCGACGCCAAAAGCGCCGAACTGATCCATCAGGCCGTGCTGTCCGCCCGCGACGAGTACGGCGCGAGCCTGGTCATCGCCAGCCACGACATGCCCTGGCTCGAAGGGGTCGCGGAACGAATCCATTATCTCGACAGCGGCCGCCTGGTGCGGACCGTCTAA